A region from the Simiduia sp. 21SJ11W-1 genome encodes:
- a CDS encoding TIGR01777 family oxidoreductase has protein sequence MHILVTGATGMIGKALVQAGLFAGHTFTLWVRNPAKARRMFGNTAAIIHSPKELDSLAQVDWVFNLAGLPIADKRWSAKRKAELLASRLEITGQLANWINRQPNANITLLSGSAVGVYGNTRESVITEQSPLPDAPDFAASLCQQWEASARQAHKARTIILRTGLVLGPGGLLKKLRPVFTACLGGNIGCGEQFMPWIHIEDQVRAMLHLAGLPEAEGAYNLCAPHPVTNAEFTRELANALRRPAVAHLPTPLVKWVFGELSALLLGGQNTRPARLQASGFRFAHPDLHQALPMVL, from the coding sequence ATGCATATTCTCGTTACCGGTGCCACCGGCATGATTGGCAAAGCTTTAGTTCAAGCCGGCCTGTTTGCGGGCCACACATTCACACTCTGGGTGCGCAATCCGGCCAAAGCCCGAAGAATGTTTGGCAATACCGCGGCCATCATTCACTCACCCAAAGAGCTCGACAGCCTGGCGCAGGTGGATTGGGTGTTTAATCTCGCAGGTTTACCCATTGCCGACAAACGCTGGTCTGCCAAGCGTAAAGCCGAGCTACTGGCCTCACGGCTTGAAATTACCGGGCAGCTTGCCAACTGGATAAACCGCCAGCCCAACGCCAACATCACCTTGCTTTCGGGTTCTGCGGTGGGCGTGTACGGCAATACCCGTGAGTCGGTAATCACCGAACAAAGCCCATTGCCCGATGCGCCGGATTTCGCAGCCAGCCTCTGCCAACAATGGGAGGCCAGCGCCCGGCAAGCGCACAAGGCACGCACAATTATTTTGCGCACGGGTTTAGTACTGGGGCCTGGGGGGTTACTGAAAAAACTGCGCCCGGTATTTACCGCATGCCTTGGCGGCAACATCGGCTGCGGCGAACAATTCATGCCCTGGATTCACATTGAAGATCAGGTGCGCGCCATGTTGCACCTGGCTGGCCTGCCCGAGGCCGAGGGCGCCTACAACCTGTGCGCGCCGCACCCTGTGACCAATGCAGAATTCACCCGCGAGCTTGCCAACGCTCTGCGAAGGCCGGCAGTCGCGCACCTGCCAACACCGCTGGTGAAATGGGTGTTCGGCGAGTTAAGCGCGCTGCTGTTGGGCGGGCAAAACACCCGGCCCGCGCGTTTGCAGGCCAGCGGTTTTCGCTTTGCTCACCCCGATCTTCATCAGGCACTGCCCATGGTATTATGA
- a CDS encoding flagellar brake protein has product MKFEEFKLPFGYPLALEGASAGGEPFKYACKLVGCLPGELLVATLPRAASAGKLRSGQKLLVKVMAGNGVLAFGTVVEQILPQPRPMLYLRYPPKLSFKEVRGATRVEIHTPITVKATQGLATESAKGLISDISLSGARIELSQPVGEVGTHITINGDVTIAKLAGQLELPATIRSRIERSTREEEAEFPAIYGIEFADMSDEQRLLLYAYVFSLLATQAGA; this is encoded by the coding sequence ATGAAATTTGAAGAATTTAAATTGCCCTTTGGCTACCCCTTAGCGCTTGAAGGCGCGAGCGCAGGCGGTGAGCCCTTTAAATATGCCTGTAAACTGGTGGGGTGTTTACCGGGTGAGCTACTGGTTGCCACGCTGCCGCGCGCAGCCAGCGCAGGTAAATTGCGCTCTGGCCAGAAGTTATTGGTAAAGGTGATGGCCGGCAACGGCGTGCTGGCCTTCGGCACGGTGGTTGAACAAATATTGCCCCAGCCGCGGCCCATGCTGTATCTGCGCTACCCCCCGAAGCTCAGTTTTAAAGAGGTACGCGGCGCCACTCGGGTGGAAATTCATACACCCATCACCGTTAAGGCCACACAAGGGCTGGCCACTGAAAGTGCCAAGGGTTTAATCAGCGATATCAGCCTGTCGGGCGCCCGTATTGAACTCAGCCAGCCGGTGGGCGAGGTGGGCACCCACATCACCATAAATGGCGATGTGACCATTGCCAAACTCGCAGGCCAGCTTGAATTGCCCGCCACAATTCGCTCGCGCATAGAGCGCAGCACCCGCGAAGAAGAGGCGGAGTTCCCCGCCATTTATGGCATTGAGTTTGCCGATATGAGCGATGAGCAGCGCCTACTGCTCTACGCCTATGTGTTCTCATTGTTGGCAACCCAGGCCGGGGCGTGA
- the glpE gene encoding thiosulfate sulfurtransferase GlpE, producing MAQFQRISTAQAKTLCSTGGALVVDIRDPQSFAANHIKDAQPLSNENLADFMANTDKSTQVVVCCYHGNSSQSAALYLAEQGFNAVYSLDGGFEQWRLDFPEDCSN from the coding sequence ATGGCCCAGTTTCAACGTATTTCAACGGCACAAGCCAAGACGCTTTGCAGCACAGGCGGCGCGTTAGTGGTTGATATCCGCGATCCGCAAAGCTTTGCGGCCAACCATATAAAAGACGCCCAGCCCCTCAGCAACGAAAACCTCGCAGACTTCATGGCCAATACCGATAAATCCACCCAGGTGGTGGTGTGTTGTTATCACGGCAATAGCAGCCAGTCTGCAGCGCTCTATTTGGCCGAGCAGGGCTTTAACGCGGTGTACAGCCTGGACGGCGGTTTCGAGCAGTGGCGTCTAGACTTCCCGGAGGATTGCTCAAATTAG
- a CDS encoding TonB family protein: protein MTTRFHRWLVALCASFAAMTLQAEPLLNGISSYTKLGQEQFLAGLYLPSTTTDVGTALNVGGERRMELRITGRSVSARGLSRMWIEGIAINIAGDQLQANADGMVEFTQMTKGRLRNGDTVVIDDIPGEGISVTINGVEMGKIRRAPNLFNMLLATWVGSVPLSSEFRDAIMAGGNINPDLLARYRATSPTDERIAAVQEWKTPAAAPAQPAVAASRPAPVAAPSVSAPSVAAPTLAAAAAAKPEVSAPSAAAKPQVEQPKVEQPKVAQKKPEPKPTQVAAAKPVNNAFLDDDELEEEEEPLLTAASLVSRQLYHSKLLRWTYKNIRYPKRALQRGQEGSVRVAVLIDRNGKVMNMQALEESRHSLLNSEALKAVERSDPFPPMPQDLQGDRFEFTLPITFSIPKD from the coding sequence ATGACAACTCGCTTTCACCGCTGGCTCGTTGCGCTGTGCGCAAGTTTCGCAGCCATGACACTGCAGGCTGAGCCCCTGCTAAACGGGATATCCTCCTACACCAAACTGGGTCAAGAACAATTCCTCGCAGGCCTTTACCTGCCCTCCACCACTACCGATGTAGGCACCGCCCTTAACGTGGGTGGCGAGCGCCGCATGGAATTGCGCATTACCGGCCGCTCGGTTTCCGCACGAGGCCTCAGCCGCATGTGGATTGAAGGCATTGCCATCAACATTGCCGGCGACCAGCTGCAGGCCAACGCCGACGGTATGGTGGAATTCACCCAAATGACCAAGGGCCGCCTGCGCAACGGCGATACCGTGGTCATTGATGACATTCCCGGTGAAGGCATCAGTGTCACGATCAATGGCGTGGAAATGGGCAAAATCCGCCGCGCGCCTAATCTGTTCAACATGTTGTTGGCCACCTGGGTGGGCTCTGTGCCGCTGTCTTCAGAATTCCGCGATGCCATTATGGCCGGTGGCAACATCAACCCGGATTTACTCGCGCGCTACCGCGCCACCAGCCCAACCGATGAGCGCATTGCCGCTGTACAGGAATGGAAAACACCTGCTGCTGCACCTGCCCAACCTGCAGTTGCCGCCAGCAGGCCTGCACCCGTTGCCGCACCTTCGGTTTCGGCGCCGTCTGTCGCTGCACCTACCTTGGCCGCAGCGGCGGCCGCCAAACCTGAGGTGAGTGCACCCAGCGCCGCTGCCAAGCCGCAAGTAGAACAACCCAAGGTTGAACAGCCTAAAGTGGCCCAGAAAAAGCCAGAGCCCAAACCAACACAGGTAGCTGCAGCCAAGCCTGTGAACAATGCCTTCCTTGACGACGACGAGCTTGAAGAAGAGGAAGAACCGCTCCTCACCGCAGCTTCGCTTGTGAGCCGCCAGCTGTACCACTCCAAACTCCTGCGTTGGACTTACAAAAACATTCGCTACCCCAAGCGCGCACTGCAGCGTGGCCAGGAAGGCTCTGTGCGTGTGGCAGTGTTGATTGACCGCAACGGCAAGGTGATGAACATGCAGGCGCTGGAGGAATCCCGCCACAGCCTGCTGAATTCCGAAGCACTGAAAGCCGTAGAGCGCTCCGACCCTTTCCCGCCAATGCCACAGGATTTGCAGGGTGACCGCTTCGAATTCACGCTGCCAATTACCTTCAGCATTCCGAAAGACTAA
- the dinB gene encoding DNA polymerase IV: MTRKIIHIDADCFYAAVEMRDNPALRSKAIAVGGDPGRRGVISTCNYAARAYGVHSAMPSKTAVRLCPHLLLLPHRFEAYREASQAMREIFSEYTEVIEPLSLDEAYLDVSQCQQFGGSATRIAEAIRADVKARVGITVSAGVAANKFLAKVASDWQKPDGLFVIPPANVQAFVADLPVAKIFGVGKVTAAKMANLGITSCGDLQQWSEAELAERFGSFGSRLYSLCRGVDDRPVKTHRIRKSLSVEHTYAQDLKGGEALRAKLPALIAELQGRLAKLDESYRPAKAFVKVKFADFSTTTLERGALTFDDNTYEQLFLEAVARANLPVRLLGVGVRFAGVSDGHADQLDLFEGGMSVE, encoded by the coding sequence ATGACGCGAAAAATAATTCACATTGATGCCGATTGCTTTTATGCCGCGGTGGAAATGCGTGATAACCCGGCGCTGCGTAGTAAGGCCATTGCGGTAGGCGGTGACCCTGGCAGGCGTGGTGTGATTTCAACCTGCAATTATGCCGCCCGCGCCTATGGCGTGCATTCTGCTATGCCCAGTAAAACAGCAGTGCGGCTGTGCCCGCATTTATTGCTATTGCCGCATCGCTTTGAAGCCTACCGGGAAGCCTCACAGGCAATGCGAGAAATCTTTTCAGAGTACACAGAGGTGATTGAACCTTTGTCACTCGATGAGGCCTATTTGGATGTCAGCCAATGCCAGCAATTCGGTGGCAGTGCCACACGCATTGCCGAGGCTATTCGTGCAGATGTGAAAGCGCGGGTGGGTATTACCGTATCTGCCGGTGTTGCGGCCAATAAATTCCTGGCCAAGGTGGCCAGCGATTGGCAAAAACCCGACGGTTTGTTTGTAATACCGCCTGCCAATGTGCAAGCGTTTGTGGCCGATTTGCCGGTGGCCAAGATATTTGGTGTGGGCAAGGTGACTGCAGCCAAGATGGCAAATCTTGGCATTACAAGCTGCGGCGATCTGCAGCAATGGAGTGAAGCAGAGCTTGCCGAGCGATTCGGCAGTTTTGGCAGCAGGCTGTACTCACTGTGCCGCGGTGTGGATGATCGCCCGGTAAAAACACATCGCATACGCAAATCACTCAGTGTGGAACACACCTACGCACAAGATTTAAAAGGCGGTGAGGCCCTGCGGGCCAAATTACCGGCATTAATTGCCGAGTTGCAGGGGCGCTTGGCCAAGCTTGATGAGAGCTACCGGCCGGCCAAGGCGTTTGTAAAAGTAAAGTTTGCCGATTTCTCCACTACCACCTTAGAGCGCGGTGCCCTCACCTTTGATGACAATACCTACGAGCAGCTTTTTCTGGAGGCCGTTGCGCGGGCAAATTTACCTGTGCGCTTATTGGGTGTGGGTGTGCGGTTTGCCGGTGTAAGTGATGGCCATGCAGATCAACTTGATCTGTTTGAAGGCGGTATGTCAGTTGAGTAG
- a CDS encoding cyclic nucleotide-binding domain-containing protein, whose product MEIKTLSRIPRADLESLLAPIPFYKAVKQDDPQQFEVLLRHSRLVEFKPGEVVLRRGERDPWLYFLLKGQLAVFANDAQGQQVVNYITPGEVFGDLAALVQQERSATVIADHNCKQVLVFGTDFKAFGALENFGVISLATKLAYYRNCVHSLRWKLEVYRMRYPDNPLASRHRAIKLYSGPKGGREELRAIHEQAQALAKLLLSWNQEFGSLSLAAEGHSAPNPALVDKMTS is encoded by the coding sequence ATGGAGATTAAAACCCTCAGCCGGATTCCCCGGGCTGATCTTGAGTCGTTACTGGCACCTATTCCCTTTTATAAGGCAGTCAAACAAGACGACCCTCAGCAATTTGAGGTGCTGTTGCGGCATTCCCGCTTGGTGGAATTCAAGCCCGGCGAGGTGGTACTGCGCCGGGGTGAGCGCGACCCATGGCTGTACTTTTTGCTCAAGGGCCAGCTCGCGGTTTTTGCCAACGATGCCCAGGGCCAGCAGGTGGTTAACTACATTACCCCCGGTGAAGTGTTTGGCGATTTGGCCGCACTGGTGCAACAGGAGCGCTCAGCTACGGTAATTGCAGATCACAATTGCAAACAGGTGTTGGTGTTTGGCACAGATTTTAAAGCCTTTGGCGCCCTTGAGAATTTCGGCGTGATCAGTTTGGCCACCAAGCTCGCTTACTACCGCAACTGTGTACACAGTTTGCGCTGGAAGCTTGAGGTATACCGCATGCGCTACCCGGATAACCCGCTTGCCTCGCGGCACCGCGCGATTAAATTGTATTCCGGTCCCAAGGGCGGCCGCGAGGAGTTGCGCGCAATTCACGAGCAGGCGCAGGCGCTGGCCAAGTTGTTATTGAGCTGGAATCAGGAGTTCGGATCTTTGTCGCTGGCCGCCGAAGGGCACTCGGCACCCAACCCGGCACTGGTTGATAAGATGACAAGCTAG
- a CDS encoding biopolymer transporter ExbD has translation MSRRRKHGEAEDNSEIDLTPMLDVVFIMLIFFIVTASFVKESVIDTTIPPKNEQQNPPDEDNPSIVVTIRSNDEIWMEDRRIDVRAVRANIERMHAEHPKAAVVVRAHIKSTAKMYVAIADAAREADVYNIALVPYEEKI, from the coding sequence GTGAGTCGTAGAAGAAAGCACGGCGAAGCAGAAGATAATTCAGAAATCGATTTGACGCCCATGCTCGACGTGGTCTTCATCATGCTGATCTTCTTTATCGTGACGGCCTCGTTCGTGAAGGAAAGTGTGATTGATACCACTATCCCGCCAAAGAATGAGCAGCAAAATCCACCCGATGAAGACAACCCTTCCATCGTTGTCACCATCCGCTCTAACGATGAGATCTGGATGGAAGATCGCCGCATTGATGTGCGCGCCGTGCGTGCCAACATCGAGCGTATGCACGCCGAGCACCCCAAGGCTGCCGTGGTTGTGCGAGCGCACATTAAATCTACTGCGAAAATGTACGTAGCCATTGCTGACGCCGCGCGCGAAGCAGATGTTTACAACATCGCACTGGTGCCTTACGAAGAGAAAATCTGA
- a CDS encoding helix-hairpin-helix domain-containing protein, with protein MTFVLVLLTGAIAYLLTRVQFLLLAQRDDLADLHAQLGALRAALTRQAKGAAEAPPSDARTPTIVGAINSVSKNGLQKIPGVGAACAQRVIDARPFTSFDELGKLQGLSEKQKAALKLHLTLNE; from the coding sequence ATGACCTTTGTACTTGTGCTACTAACGGGTGCCATAGCGTACTTGCTTACCCGCGTACAATTTTTGTTGCTGGCCCAACGCGATGACCTGGCCGACCTGCACGCGCAACTCGGTGCCTTGCGCGCAGCCCTCACACGCCAAGCCAAAGGGGCCGCCGAAGCGCCGCCTTCGGACGCGCGCACGCCAACTATTGTGGGCGCCATCAACAGCGTTTCTAAAAACGGATTACAAAAAATTCCGGGCGTGGGCGCCGCCTGCGCCCAGCGGGTGATAGATGCACGGCCTTTCACAAGCTTCGATGAGCTGGGTAAGCTACAAGGCCTGAGCGAGAAACAAAAAGCCGCACTAAAACTGCATCTAACGCTTAATGAGTGA
- a CDS encoding CaiB/BaiF CoA-transferase family protein encodes MNTPLAGIRVLDLSRILAGPWAGQLLADLGADVIKVERPGAGDDTRQWGPPYLKDADGNNTDEAAYYLAANRGKQSITVDITQPEGQALLHKLAANADVVIENYKVGGLKKYRLDYDTLSAINPKIVYCSITGFGQTGPYRERAGYDFMIQGMGGLMSITGERDGQPGAGPQKVGVAVTDIFTGLYATIAIQGALIERGRSGLGQYIDLALFDVQAAVLANQATNYLVGGVTPARMGNAHPNIVPYQAFATQDGFIILAIGNDAQFRKFCTLAKVPELADDPRFATNPARVANREQVCDTVAKLLLQHTAEHWLTQLEAQQVPCGPINNIEQVFNDPQLQARNMRIQVAHPLAGQVELAGNPIHYGRSQLQQSVAPPSLGQHTDSILKSQLGLTDAEIRDLRSKKIID; translated from the coding sequence ATGAATACACCCTTGGCAGGCATTCGCGTGCTCGACCTTTCACGCATTTTGGCAGGCCCCTGGGCCGGGCAATTACTGGCCGATTTGGGCGCCGACGTTATCAAGGTAGAACGCCCGGGCGCAGGTGACGACACCCGCCAGTGGGGCCCGCCCTACCTCAAGGATGCCGACGGCAACAACACCGATGAAGCGGCCTACTATTTAGCCGCCAACCGCGGCAAGCAATCTATTACCGTAGATATCACTCAGCCCGAAGGTCAGGCGCTACTGCACAAACTTGCGGCAAACGCGGACGTGGTGATTGAAAACTACAAAGTGGGCGGGCTAAAAAAATACCGGCTCGACTACGACACACTGTCAGCCATCAACCCGAAAATTGTCTATTGCTCAATTACAGGCTTTGGCCAAACCGGCCCCTACCGTGAACGCGCCGGTTACGACTTTATGATTCAGGGCATGGGCGGGCTGATGAGTATCACCGGCGAACGCGACGGCCAACCAGGCGCCGGGCCACAAAAAGTGGGCGTGGCGGTTACCGATATTTTTACCGGCCTGTATGCCACTATCGCCATTCAAGGTGCCTTGATAGAGCGCGGCCGCTCGGGCCTGGGACAATACATAGATTTGGCACTGTTCGATGTGCAGGCGGCTGTACTTGCAAACCAGGCAACCAACTATTTGGTGGGCGGCGTAACGCCTGCGCGTATGGGCAATGCGCACCCAAACATTGTGCCCTACCAGGCTTTCGCCACCCAAGACGGCTTTATTATTCTGGCCATCGGCAACGATGCGCAATTTCGTAAATTCTGCACCCTAGCCAAGGTACCTGAACTGGCCGATGACCCGCGCTTTGCCACCAATCCCGCCCGGGTGGCCAACCGCGAACAGGTGTGCGACACCGTGGCCAAACTTTTGTTGCAACACACAGCCGAGCACTGGTTAACGCAACTTGAAGCACAACAGGTGCCGTGCGGGCCCATCAACAACATAGAGCAGGTATTTAACGACCCGCAACTACAGGCCCGCAATATGCGTATTCAGGTTGCGCACCCACTGGCAGGCCAAGTAGAGCTGGCCGGCAACCCCATCCACTACGGCCGCAGCCAGCTGCAGCAATCGGTGGCGCCGCCCTCACTTGGGCAACACACAGACAGCATTCTGAAATCGCAACTAGGGCTAACGGATGCAGAAATTCGGGATTTGCGCAGTAAAAAGATTATCGACTAA
- a CDS encoding LysR family transcriptional regulator translates to MDVRQLRMFVAVVDSGSFTGAAEKLHIAQSAVSIAIKKLEADLGITLFDRAERQIRLTAEGEVLNTQARQLLQAFNQTRQQLQELKGGERGTVRLGTSAMLGSYYLPRRIAAFRARYPGITFQVNGEGTNRAQAQLMAGEIDMAMINLTRVPEALAAYPLINEPIVACVAKDHPLATRKAIDFATFARQPLALYGEGYYLRELVNDQCAQLQLAPEVVLETNILRLMMSLVLAKEAVGFALARVAEQEPGLHALPFTQPLTLKLGIAWRKDSYLSIANRLFADFLLAEEDGQRGEGR, encoded by the coding sequence ATGGACGTTCGGCAATTGCGCATGTTTGTGGCAGTGGTAGACAGCGGCAGTTTTACCGGGGCAGCAGAGAAGCTGCACATCGCCCAGTCTGCTGTGAGCATTGCCATTAAAAAGCTGGAAGCAGATTTGGGTATCACCCTGTTTGACCGGGCCGAGCGGCAAATCCGCCTGACCGCCGAAGGGGAGGTGCTCAACACCCAAGCCAGGCAATTGCTGCAGGCCTTTAACCAAACCCGCCAGCAATTGCAGGAGCTCAAAGGCGGTGAGCGCGGCACGGTGCGGTTGGGTACCTCGGCCATGCTGGGTTCGTATTATTTGCCCCGGCGTATTGCCGCTTTCCGCGCGCGCTACCCGGGTATCACCTTTCAAGTGAACGGCGAGGGCACCAATCGCGCCCAAGCGCAGTTAATGGCCGGCGAAATTGATATGGCCATGATTAATTTAACCCGCGTACCCGAGGCGTTAGCGGCCTACCCGTTAATCAACGAGCCCATTGTGGCCTGTGTGGCGAAAGATCACCCATTGGCAACGCGCAAGGCCATCGACTTTGCCACCTTTGCCCGCCAACCCTTGGCTCTTTACGGCGAGGGCTATTACCTGCGTGAGCTGGTAAATGACCAATGCGCCCAATTGCAGCTGGCGCCGGAGGTGGTGCTGGAAACCAATATTCTTCGTTTGATGATGTCGCTGGTTTTGGCCAAAGAGGCGGTGGGCTTCGCGTTAGCGCGCGTGGCCGAACAAGAACCGGGCTTGCATGCCTTGCCTTTTACGCAGCCGCTCACTTTAAAGCTGGGCATTGCCTGGCGTAAAGACAGTTATCTATCTATTGCGAATCGGTTGTTTGCGGATTTTTTACTGGCAGAGGAAGACGGGCAGCGCGGGGAGGGAAGATAA
- a CDS encoding acyl-CoA dehydrogenase, giving the protein MSAQQHWSKHFDWADPFMMDQQLTEEERMVRDTARQYAQEKLQPRVRDAYRNEYTDPAIFREMGELGLLGSPLEGYGCPGVSYVSYGLIAREVERVDSGFRSMMSVQSSLVMYPIYAYGSEAQKEKYLPKLASGEWIGCFGLTEPDHGSDPAGMVTRARKADGGYKISGAKMWITNSPIADVFIVWAKDDEGAIRGFILEKGMKGLSAPKIEGKLALRASITGEIVMDEVFVPEENLLPNVSGLKGPFGCLNSARLGISWGALGAAEACWHSAREYTLERKQFNRPLAANQLIQKKLAIMQTDISLALQGCLRATQLKDAGQLAPELISLLKRNSCVKALEIAREARDMHGGNGISDEYSVMRHMMNLEVVNTYEGTQDVHALILGRAQTGIQAFY; this is encoded by the coding sequence ATGAGCGCACAACAACACTGGTCTAAGCATTTTGATTGGGCTGACCCGTTTATGATGGATCAGCAGCTAACAGAAGAAGAGCGCATGGTGCGCGACACCGCTCGCCAATATGCCCAGGAAAAGCTTCAACCAAGGGTGCGCGATGCCTACCGCAACGAATACACAGATCCGGCCATCTTCCGCGAGATGGGTGAGCTGGGCCTGTTGGGCTCACCCCTGGAAGGCTACGGCTGCCCGGGCGTGAGCTATGTGAGCTACGGGTTGATTGCGCGCGAAGTAGAGCGTGTGGATTCAGGTTTCCGCTCGATGATGAGCGTGCAATCAAGCCTTGTGATGTACCCTATTTATGCCTACGGCTCTGAGGCACAGAAAGAAAAGTACCTGCCCAAACTTGCCAGCGGCGAGTGGATTGGCTGCTTTGGCCTCACCGAGCCAGATCACGGTTCAGATCCGGCCGGCATGGTTACCCGTGCTCGCAAAGCCGACGGCGGTTACAAAATCAGCGGCGCAAAAATGTGGATCACCAACTCCCCCATTGCCGATGTATTTATCGTGTGGGCCAAAGACGATGAAGGCGCAATTCGCGGCTTCATTCTTGAAAAAGGCATGAAGGGGTTAAGCGCACCGAAAATTGAAGGCAAGCTGGCCCTGCGCGCCTCCATTACCGGTGAAATCGTAATGGATGAAGTGTTTGTGCCCGAAGAAAACCTGCTGCCAAATGTTTCTGGCCTGAAAGGCCCCTTTGGCTGCTTGAATAGCGCGCGCCTGGGAATTTCCTGGGGTGCCCTGGGTGCGGCCGAGGCCTGCTGGCACTCAGCGCGCGAGTATACCCTTGAGCGCAAACAGTTTAATCGCCCACTGGCGGCCAATCAATTAATTCAAAAGAAGCTGGCGATTATGCAGACCGATATCAGCCTGGCCCTGCAAGGCTGCCTGCGCGCCACGCAATTAAAAGATGCAGGCCAGCTGGCCCCTGAACTCATTTCACTGCTCAAGCGCAACTCTTGTGTAAAAGCACTGGAAATTGCCCGTGAAGCGCGCGACATGCACGGCGGCAATGGCATTTCTGATGAATATTCCGTTATGCGCCACATGATGAACCTTGAGGTGGTAAACACCTACGAAGGCACACAGGATGTACACGCGTTAATTTTGGGCCGCGCACAAACCGGCATTCAGGCCTTCTATTAA
- a CDS encoding methyltransferase, with product MIEQNTREAFGLTLYTSAHKDIRKLRRAQGVAELHGNKLWKSSLVLMDYLRECPIEPGSRVLELGCGWGTSSVFCAKTFNAEVVALDADESVFPFVDLHAARNGVSVSTYCERFENLTEEDLSGFDVIIGADICFWDEMVEPLEQVLDLALAAEVGRIVLTDPGRPTFRALAEAINESYEDVIYTDWDVPEPHNLWGLVLDV from the coding sequence ATGATCGAACAAAACACCCGCGAGGCCTTTGGCCTTACCTTGTACACCAGCGCCCACAAAGATATTCGCAAACTGAGGCGTGCCCAGGGCGTGGCCGAATTGCATGGCAATAAACTCTGGAAATCGAGCCTGGTATTGATGGATTACCTGCGCGAATGCCCCATCGAGCCCGGCAGCCGGGTGCTTGAACTCGGCTGTGGCTGGGGCACCAGCAGTGTTTTTTGCGCAAAAACCTTTAACGCGGAGGTAGTGGCACTGGATGCCGATGAGTCGGTATTCCCCTTTGTGGATCTGCATGCTGCGCGCAATGGTGTCAGCGTAAGCACCTACTGCGAGCGCTTCGAAAACCTCACTGAAGAAGATTTAAGTGGCTTTGATGTAATCATCGGCGCAGACATCTGCTTTTGGGATGAAATGGTAGAGCCTCTCGAGCAAGTGCTAGACCTTGCACTGGCCGCCGAAGTGGGCCGCATTGTGCTTACAGATCCGGGCCGCCCCACCTTCCGGGCGCTGGCAGAGGCCATAAACGAAAGCTACGAAGATGTCATATACACAGACTGGGATGTTCCCGAACCACACAACCTGTGGGGCTTGGTGCTGGATGTCTAA